The following proteins are encoded in a genomic region of Vulpes vulpes isolate BD-2025 chromosome X, VulVul3, whole genome shotgun sequence:
- the CDX4 gene encoding LOW QUALITY PROTEIN: homeobox protein CDX-4 (The sequence of the model RefSeq protein was modified relative to this genomic sequence to represent the inferred CDS: inserted 1 base in 1 codon; deleted 2 bases in 2 codons; substituted 1 base at 1 genomic stop codon) translates to MYRSCLLEKEAGMYLGTLRSTARSSTAGTAGTGSSGSPLPASNSFTAVPAYAHDIGYPHIPSVDPHGPSLGVWGSPYSPSREDWNVYPGPSGTVGTVPMNDMISNPSASGSQEYSNLGPAGGGSTSGSLPAPASRLLFPIDTEAADASSPNRSHHSPXAWMRKTLQVTRKTRTKEKYRVVYTNHQRLELEKEFHCNRYITXQRKSELAVNLGLSERQVKIWFQNRRAKERKTIKKKISQFGNSGSSVRSDSGSISPGELPNTFFTTLSAVHRFQPIEIQLVIVSE, encoded by the exons ATGTACAGAAGCTGCCTTTTGGAAAAAGAAGCAGGCATGTACCTGGGTACTCTCAGGAGCACTGCCAGAAGCAGCACCGCGGGGACTGCCGGCACTGGTAGCAGTGGGAGTCCCCTGCCAGCCTCCAAC TCATTCACAGCGGTGCCTGCCTATGCGCACGACATAGGGTATCCCCATATACCCAGCGTGGATCCTCACGGGCCATCGCTGGGGGTCTGGGGTTCACCCTATAGCCCCTCTCGAGAAGACTGGAATGTGTACCCGGGGCCATCCGGTACAGTGGGCACGGTGCCCATGAACGACATGATCTCGAACCCTTCCGCTTCTGGCTCTCAGGAATACAGCAACTTGGGCCCTGCGGGCGGAGGAAGCACCAGTGGAAGCCTGCCAGCCCCAGCCAGCCGGTTGCTGTTCCCCATAGACACCGAAGCTGCAGATGCCAGTTCTCCCAACAGAAGCCACCACAGCCCCTAAGCATGGATGCGAAAGACCTTGCAGGTGACCA GGAAAACCAGGACAAAAGAAAAGTATCGTGTGGTTTACACCAATCATCAAAGATTGGAGCTAGAGAAGGAATTCCACTGCAACAGATACATCA TTCAGAGAAAATCAGAACTGGCAGTCAACCTGGGCCTTTCTGAAAGACAG GTGAAAATCTGGTTTCAGAATCGCAGAGCCAAGGAGAGAAAGACgatcaaaaagaaaatctcccaGTTTGGGAACAGTGGAAGCTCAGTACGAAGTGATTCTGGCTCCATCAGCCCTGGGGAATTACCTAACACT TTTTTTACCACCTTATCTGCTGTTCATAGATTTCAGCCTATTGAGATACAGCTGGTCATAGTCTCTGaatga